GGCCCAGATCCCATCTGACGGTTATATTTTCTTGAGTCTGATGAGGGAAAATAAGGAGAAACACTTCAGTGCAGCTGCATAAGACAccgatctaaaaaaaaaaactgcagagaaAACATACATCAAAAATTACAGGAATAAAGACCAGTTAACCTGTGactctttcagttttttatcatAGTCAGCCTCCAGCTTCACAAGAGGACCAAAGATGTTCTGATACTGATAGGCATCCTCATAACGCAGGAGAACATGCTGTGGCTCCTCATCTACTCCGGGCTTCTCCAGGTCCTCCAGAGCAGCAGCAGGATTTTCCTGTCGAGAAAACAAAGGGGAAGTCCTGCATGACAAAGGCCAAATAAAAAGGTACATAAAGCATCTGCACGACCCTCCTAACTCAACACAGCTTCCTGTTTCAGCTGGGTTGtgcacattaaaacaaaataagcttTCAAAGCAGTTTATGTTTGTGTCCCACTATGATGGCCATGAGACATCTGAACGCCACAGCACAGCATCTGAAGCCTCCGACAAACGAGAAGTCAAAGCGTCAGCAGAAAGGGAAAAGAGGgaagaaacaaaaggaaaaaagaaaaaacaaagacaaatagatagaaaaaaggaaatgagaaaagcagaaaaaaaggcaTCAGCAGAAATGAAATGCATCTAAAACAACCTGGCAACACTTAGACctcaaatgcaataaaaaacagatatttGCATCCCATTGAGCTGTCTAGACATGTCAGATTACATGCAAAGGACAATTATTTTAGACAAATGATCATGGGACAGCAGGGCTAACTTACCTTCCATAGTTCCTCTAGCTTATTTATCTGCTGTGCAGTGATCTGTCGGGCCCGGAGCTGCTCCTGCTCCGAGGGGATTTTAACCAGCCAGGAGAGGAAGCACCGGTCCTGGATGAGTGGCTGCCACTGTGAGCTGTCCCAGTTTATATCCTTGAGACTACTCTGGCTGGCACATGGTTGTCTGTGTTTAATTCAGACAAAATTTCTTATTTTCTCTAAGTGAGCCTATCTTGATGAATTTGTGAGAGTAGTGTGAGCAGGATACCTGCAGAGTAACACCACCACTGAGTCGGCCTTGGCAGGAATGAAGCCCAACAAGAAGACGTTGCGACAGCCACAGTTGTAGCACTCCAGCACAGTTTCTCCCAGAGGGCCATCTTTGTGCAGGGTCACCTCCTTGGACTTTGCCCTTACCAGGTGGTTTACGATGTGGCTGCAAGTGAGAAGAATACAAATGAGGCCACGCTTTGGAGTTTCTGAGAAGGCTGATTCTAATAAGCGCCTTGCCTTTGGTTTTCCCACATCACCACCACAAAGTGATCTATTTTATTGCCATTTTATCGTGTAGACCAATACAAAAGTAGTGAATACCtgtaaaatggaaagaaaataatacaaagttttcaaatgtatttacaaataaaagtcttaagaattttctgcatttgtattcagcccccatgAGTAAATACTACCTTTCACTGTCATCATGGATGCTAGACCTGTGGGATAGGTCTCTACCTGCTTTGCATGCTGGGAaaccaggatttttttttttgcccattcttctttgcaaaatagctcaagctcagttaaATTGCACGGAGAACATTGATTTCCAAAATTCTCAAGACCTAAAATCTTCTTGAACTTAGGtcactttaactaggccattcaaacacataaaTACACTTTGATCTGAACCAGTGGTTTTCAATCCTGGTCCTCAGGACCCactgtccttcatgttttagatgtgtcccagttccagcacacctgaatcaaaagactgcattacctcctcagcaGCAGTTAAGTGCTGCAAAGACCAGTTAATCACCCATTTATTTAGGTCAGGTGTGTGAAGGCAGGGAAACATGCAGAACAGTTGGTGCTGAGGACCAGGACTGAAAACCACTCCATTGTGTTTCTGGCTGTTgttctgttggaaggtgaactgCCGCCCCAgccttaagtcttttgcagccactaacaggttttcttcttcttgtcctGGATGTagctctattctcttcctatgACTCTAGCCAGCTTATAAGCGTGTGCATCAGATCactctctgctgtgttccttggtctccatgatgatgtttgttcactaaagttctctaacaaacctctgaggccttcatagaacagcctatactgaaattaaattacacagagttctgttttcttttgaagACAGGCCATTTCATGCAGAgttatcaaagtaaaaggttGAATGCATTTGCACTACACACTTTCcaaattcttctttgcaaaaaatgaAATGCACTTTTTTTATTATGAGTTACTTTGTCTtgggtctgtcacataaatacATTGAAGACTGTGGCTGAAACAAGCTAAGTGGAGGAGAATGGATGTGTACCAGTGTTGATTTTACTCAAACGATACCTGCCAGACGTATTTCCACGGCCATTACAAAACCATTTCTTGCTGGTGTTGCAGTAGACCACACAGGCTGGATCATGAATCCCACAATAACTACAGAAATACCAGAAAGAGAAACCGAACGACTAAAATCACTTTAGGTGACACATGAAacttcagaaaacaaaagacaagTTGTCAAGGATTCTCACCTCACTTTAGAACTGAATATTACAGATttgaattatatttaaaaaactgaagTTTTTACAGTCATCTTCAGCATCTTTACATGAACTCATGAAGATACATTAAAATGTGTAAGTATGGGTCAGGCATGCTAACCTCTATAGTCATTCTGTAAACTGTAGAGAAAACAAAGCCAGCCCAACCTGAGCTCCTCATGCTAGCTGTATACATGcattcagtgctttaaacaCATGCAAATATCTTGTGGTTGTTATTAATTGCATCAGTTTCTGCCTAATATCATATTTGGCAGATTAAACACAGAAACTATGAGAACTTCTGGTAGTGTTACTGCTTCCCTTGTCTTTGCTCTGATTACATCCCTTCACTCGTTCCACAATCCCATTTTACCCTAGTAGGTCATGGTTGTTACAGATCTGTGACTACCTTTCCAGGTGGATCACAGCTGTAACAGGGGGGGGGGTAGGCCAACTTCAACCCCCCATCCTGTGTCAGgaccttcagctgatccagatGCAGAAACAGTATGTTTAGGTGGTGAATTAAAAGTATGGCCTGAAGAGGTTTTCTGGCAGAATGAAGGATGCATTAATAACTGGGAGattaaatcaaattctgcttaaGGCCCCCTACAAACTCAGGTCAGCTCTGAGGGTGAAACGACCACTGGATCCACCCTGATAAAGTAAATGAATGTTCAGGTCTTATACCAGCAAGCATGCAATGGAAGGTCCTTGGTATAGTAAGCatcctcctcatcttcctcaAAGTTTAATTCTGCAAGCAGCTGGCTGGTTTTTATCACAGGGTCGTCTCCATTCTGCAGCTCAACAGCTGGACCGTTAACCTGAGGAGACAGGTAGATTGGTCAtaagaaataaaccaaaaatcACTCACTgaaaagtttcattttaaatagcCTGAACACAGCAACCTGATGCGATAATTGGTCGTGATCTTGCTTACTGTCTCATCAATTATCAAATATCAGCACCATTCTCTGTAATCTACTGAATAGCTGCCTAGAGCCACAGCTTGTGTCGGTATTCAATAAAAATCCACGGATTGCGCTCAAAAACGTACTTGTTATTATACAGTTAGGAATTAGCAGTGGTTAATTACACAGAGCAATATTTAGCAGCCTAGATCCCAGGTAAATAAAGCTCTAACTCAACATGCTAACTGTTCAGGCGGCTAGCTGTAAAAACTGAGCAGCTACAAAGCATGACAACACAGGTATGTTCAAGGCTGTTGGCTAGCATTAGCTAACTAGCATTGTGTCAACACAGTAGGAGGCGTATattcaaaacaaaatgtcaaaacagtCCAACGAACCTGGTTATCCAACTGGCTCTGGGTTTGGCCCTGCGTCTGCGTCTGGCTCGGTAAGGTAAAATCGATGAAGTCGTACTCGGAGCCCTGGGTGTCCGCTCCCAGCAGCACCGATTCCTCGGTGTCCAGAAACGTCAGGGTCTGCGAGCTCGGCCCATACGTCTCCACGCTCATGTTTTCTGCTTCTTAACGACAATATTCCATAAACCGTCGCGATCCCAGACCTATCCCAAACACAGAGACAAGATAATGATGGGAAATAACAGACAGTGTCTAGGAAGATGGAGCCTCGCTGTGGACAAGTGGATGGTGTTCCATTTCCTGTCGTTCATCACTTGTCTCCTAGAGGAAGTTCAGGGCACTGGGCCTGCTGAGGGAAGGAGGCAAGAAAGTACCTGTCATCCTGTGAAAACTGACGATGGAAAAAGTGTAGTCCCAAAAATGAAGTTTAACAAGGTTCTTTAAAATACAATATCCAGTTTAGATGTTTCACTAAGAATTATATACTGAGAATACACTGGGTTTTATAACATAGATTTCCTCAGGAggatttcataaaataaactgtttttaataatgaaaagaaaattggtttttggtttgtttttaagaCACCACAAGAAGCACAGGAATCCAGCTGATCAGCTAGAATGAGAGACTTTTCACTGATTTCAttatgggtggatggatggatggatacctACTTAAATTTGTCATAATAGTTGCTGTGCACAAATGTAAACAGTGTAAAATAAGTACATATGGCATGCATGGTATTCTGTTTGTATGCCTTAAAATAAGGCCCCCCTTTGCCAGTACAGTGCCACATGCATTCtgaacatatacaggtccttctcaaaatattagcatattgtgataaagttcattattttccataatgtcatgatgaaaatttaacattcatatattttagattcattgcacactaactgaaatatttcaggtatttcattgtcttaatacggatgattttggcatacagctcatgaaaacccaaaattcctatctcacaaaattagcatatttcatccgaccaataaaagaaaagtgtttttaatacaaaaaacatcaaccttcaaataatcatgtacagttatgcactcaatacttggtcgggaatccttttgcagaaatgactgcttcaatgcggcgtggcatggaggcaatcagcctgtggcactgctgaggtcttatggaggcccaggatgcttcgatagcagcctttagctcatccagagtgttgggtcttgagtctctcaacgttctcttcacaatatcccacagattctctatggggttcaggtcaggagagttggcaggccaattgagcacagtgataccatggtcagtaaaccatttaccagtggttttggcactgtgagcaggtgccaggtcgtgctgaaaaatgaaatcttcatctccataaagcttttcagcagatggaagcatgaagtgctccaaaatctcctgatagctagctgcattgaccctgcccttgataaaacacagtggaccaacaccagcagctgacacggcaccccagaccatcactgactgtgggtacttgacactggacttctggcattttggcatttccttctccccagtcttcctccagactctggcaccttgatttctgaatgacatgcagaatttgctttcatctgaaaaaagtactttggaccactgagcaacagtccagtgctgcttctctgtagcccaggtaaggcgcttctgccactgtttctggttcaaaagtggcttgacctggggaatgcggcacctgtagtccatttcctgcacacgcctgtgcacggtggctctggatgtttctactccagactcagtccactgcttccacaggtcccccaaggtctggaatcggcccgtctccgcaatcttcctcagggtccggtcacttcttctcgttgtgcagtgttttctgccacactttttccctcccacagacttcccactgaggtgccttgatacagcagtctgggaacagcctattcgttcagaaatgtctttctgtgtcttaccctcttgcttgagggtgtcaatagtggccttctggacagcagtcaggtcggcagtcttacccatgattggggttttgagtgatgaaccaggctgggagttttaaaggcctcaggaatcttttgcaggtgtttagagttaactcgttgattcagatgattaggttcatagctcgtttagagacccttttaatgatatgctaattttgtgagataggaattttgggttttcatgagctgtatgccaaaatcatccgtattaagacaataaaagacctgaaatatttcagttagtgtgcaatgaatctaaaatatatgaatgttacattttcatcatgacattatggaaaataatgaactttatcacaatatgctaatattttgagagtACTAGTTTATCTTATCTGAACGTGAATCTGAACTGGCATGTTTTTCTTACTTTGTGTCCCTTTTGTTGACTGGAATGGTGGTGATGGTTTGGGTCAAGGGTCAGCAACCTTTATAATCCGAACAACCTGTTTTTGCACTCGCTCCTGCTAAATAAACTTTGCTTAGATCTGCAAAACTTACTAAAACCTAGAATAAAAAGATAATTAATCAAACTTGGTAaagttattttatattaaaaaatgtcatgttcattgttttattttgaaataaagtcACAATTCATTGTATGTATATTTCTGGGCCTaagaacaaagacaaacatttgACTTTTACAAGGGAAGAAATATCCTCTTTATAACTAGCTTGTCCAATTTCCTATTcaaaaacaatattattttctaTCATTGTCATTTCATCATTGATATAAGTAATCATTGTTAGGGGGTCTACAAAGCCACATTGCCACAGGTTGTAGACCCCTGCTGAGGTGGGTTTGAGGGGGGGTCCAACTGTTGCTCATGGTCATCTTCAGCAGAAATGACACCTGCTGTTCTGCAGGAAGCATCAACGTGACTTAAAAATCCTCCCACTGGAACCCACTGACCAGATGATATAGTTTTAAACAACAATTTGGCTCAAAATGATCTTTCATAATGAAATCTAGTTCTCTTCGCTAACTGCTTGTCAAATAGCCCTGAAAGCCATGCAGTATTCTCACACATGGCTTactgcagcaaaacaaaaacaagaaaactacAAATGAACACACTCAAGAGATTGTATTCATTTGCCTTATGCAATGCCACCAGAGGgatgtgtgtatggaagattcTTTCTTTTGAGGGTAGATTTAATCTTAATAAAAGATTATTTActacaaaaaagcaaaagaaatactAAAATTGACTAAAACGTATCGTTGTGTAGCTGAGAAGCTACATCCATAGTGAGTTAGAAGGTTTCACAGAAAAGTCTGGTTTGATGCTTTAATTAAATGTTCTATGATCCCTTAACACCTGACCAGAGTCAGATAGGCATTATTAATCCTCACAGGAAAACAGCTTGCTTACATTCATCCATAGGAGGGTTAAGCCTTTGAAATGGAATTAAATATACATATCAAAGACAGTACAGTACTAATGAAAATATGAAAGCAACAAGGAACACAACATTGAAATAACTGAGTTGTCACAGAGTGTTCAGTCTAAAGGGTGACAACTGGAGTGATTTGTTGGAGTGCTTCTGTAACTGACCTGCATTGTTATGGAGCAGGTGTATTTTCCAGCATGGCACCAAATGTGATCAGGGTCCTCCTCTCTATACACCAGTTTATTGGATCTGTTGGCACTACACTACCATTAGTACCATCAGTATCCATTAGGCCTGCAGAGGAGTTTTCAAACAAAGCCCTGTAGTCAGCCTCATTGCTCCCACTCAGATACATTCAGTAACAGCAGAGtcttcagagagagagacagaggtggTGGAACTGCCACcagaataacaaaaaacaaaactacttGGTTTAGTGTAACTGAACATCCTGCTGACCCAATAAGGCATTATTTTCCTGTTCTAATGGTTTGCTGCTGAAAGCTAACAGATCAAACGTGATTCCAAGACTTTCAATTCctaacctttttttcttctttcccttCTCAGATTAACATGGTGAGAAGAATCAAAATTAGGCCATAAAATACGTGATTTTTTTACTGGATAATACCATTGGTAGGTTGGCATTAATTTGAATAATATTAAGTTTAATGGTTGATTTTTCTGATAATCTTTAGTTGAAGTGTTTATTTTGGTATTTATcttaaataaatcttaaaaccTGAGAATTATAGTTTCCTCACTTCTCGTTTTTAACAGAGATTATTCAGTTgataggacaaaaaaaaaatcatccttCAGGTTGATTTTTAACTTATGAGGTTGATTGATTTTTGCTTAATAACGAGAGTAATGGATGTATTCACATTAATTTAGTTAGATGGGACGGGAAGAGGCTTTAAGTCCAGACTAGTTGGTGAACTGATGTAGTCCAGATGTTGTCAGACCATTACTTAGAGCTAATTGAGAACGAGTGTCTCTGGTGTCTTCATGATGTCAATGTCAAAGAGCTTCGGTTCTTTGACCCACTAAGACATTGTTTTTTTGACACATGTAAAGAGCATCCAAGGTATGGTGACCCCCTGCAGGTTGAGAATCATACTTGAGACATGTAGAACTACTCCACAGAGCTGCAGGGCCCACACTTTAAGGACAGTGGGGCCCGTGGGTCTGGTTGGTGTGTCACTGTCTCCAAACATGGTCAACAGTGAAAGAGACTGTTGAGATTGTAATTGATCTCACCAAAGGGTCCATGGAAACCAATATACAGGCAGGATGTTTATGTTGAAATTCAGGAATGTTCCATAAGTTAGTGAACAACCAACAAGCACAGAATGTAACCAAGAAAGATATATACAGACaagttttttattctttcaccCAGATTTACCTGCTTTGCTTTGCAAAGCtataatacatacatacagtattAAACACATCTGTCAATGCTGACTCCATGTGAAGTTTTTCCCTGAGATCATTACATCTttacatttctgtcatataTAGATTGtgctttgcatttaaaaaaatagcaaaattCATGCTTGGATTACCTTAAACTAGAGATATAAAACTCATTAAGGTGGTCCCCATTGAAtattttgactttgttttaaatcaaaattgAGTTGCAGTTCTTTGTCTCAGACATGATGCCAAGTAAAGTGAAACACGAGGAAATTGGCTGTTTTCATTTGTACAAATGTTGTAATGGTTCTCTTTAGTGTTATTGCTTATGATGACAGCATTTGTTGTCTTTTTGCTCCTCTTCAGTGTAATCAGTGTCCAGCAAGCTCATCATTTCCTTCACAACAGCCTGAAGGCCTCTGCCCAGCTCACCCCTGCTGTAGGGTCCTCCTAACGGAGGCACATGGACAAATGCGGAGCGACCCTGGCCTTGGTGCAGAGACATGTAGTAGGTGTAATCACAAAGATACCTAACAAGTCCAAAACATGGAAATTAAAGCCAGGGTTGGCTTCTCTTTCTACCAAGCTGTTAAAATCAAAaaagccaaagaaaaaaaaatacaaaaaaagttttGAATTTTTCAAACATGTGTAACTTGAATAACTTGCCTTCCAGCATCCATTGATACGCACACAGTTATCCCCATGTTTGACCCGTTGACCCTTTTGCATACTGTGTCCATGTCTATGACTGATTTTATGCAGTCGGGTCCATCCTCCATGCAGCAGTGGGAGGCTGGGCAGAAGCTGCGGTTGTCCAGACGTTTGTAGCCCTTGTTGTGGCCACACTGCTCCAAAGTGACTGAGGTCGCTACCCCAGAAACACCCACATGGACTGCCAGCTGAGAAGAGAGAGTGGTCAAATATACAGCTAGTCACTACAGAAGCTTGCTTTAATAGTTTCTCTCCAGCTTGCTgagggatttttatttttcaaatattactggggctcgtactcgtcatcttccgcttatccaggaccgggtcgcgggggcagcagactcagcagagacacccagacgtccctctccccagaaaccccttccagctcctccggggggagcccaaggcgttcccaggccagccgagagacatagtccctccagcgtgtcctgggccgtgtcctgggcctcctcccagtgggacgtgcctggaacacctcccgaggaaggcatccaagaggcatccggtatagatgcccaagccatctcaactggctcctttcgatgtggaggagcagcggctctactccgagctcctccaagatggccgagctcctcaccctatctctaagggagtgcccggccaccctacggaggaa
This genomic interval from Girardinichthys multiradiatus isolate DD_20200921_A chromosome 6, DD_fGirMul_XY1, whole genome shotgun sequence contains the following:
- the LOC124870203 gene encoding pyroglutamyl-peptidase 1-like, with the protein product MANKKKVVVTGFEPFGEHAVNSSWVAVQELERLGLGETVDLHVCELPVDYQAVENILPSLWKEHQPQLAVHVGVSGVATSVTLEQCGHNKGYKRLDNRSFCPASHCCMEDGPDCIKSVIDMDTVCKRVNGSNMGITVCVSMDAGRYLCDYTYYMSLHQGQGRSAFVHVPPLGGPYSRGELGRGLQAVVKEMMSLLDTDYTEEEQKDNKCCHHKQ